The DNA region GCTGATCGCCGCGCTCAAGACGCAGCTGGTGATCTGGCACTTCATGGAGGTGCGGCATGCACCGGTGTGGCTGAAGGTGACCACCAACGGGTGGCTGGTGGCGCTCTTCGGGTTGCTGCTGGGCTTCTACTTCGCCGCCATCTAACACCGGATAACCGTCCGGACCGTCGACGGTTCCGAATAGGTGGGTAACGACGCGCCGCAGCGGCGGTCGCGTCTCGGCTGTGCGCGTGGAAGGGGCCCTCTCCTGCTGCGAATCACCGCCTGGGCCGCGTCGGCCCCCCGCCGCGTCGTGACGATCGCCGTGCTGTTGCTGATCGCGGCGGCGGCTTTCGGTGTGCCCGCCGCGACCAGCCTCTCGGCGGGCGGCTTCCAGGACCCGAAAGCAGAGTCCACGCTGGCCAGCCGGGCGCTGGCGGACGCACTCGGTCACAGCGATACACCGCTGATCTTCACCGTCACCCACCCCGACGGCGCCGAGGCCGCCCGCGCCGCCGGCCTGGACATCGTCGCCCGCGCCGATCAGGACCCGAACGTCGTCGACATCCAATCACCCTGGACGTCCCCGGCGGCCGGGTCGTTGAGATCCGACGACGGACGCACCGGGCTGGTCATCGTCGCCTTCCGCGGCAGCGAGGACGACGCCCCGGCCCAGGCCAGAGCGCTGGTCGAGAACGTCGACGCAACCGTACTGCCGGCCCACGGCGACGTCGAGATCCTCGCCGGCGGCCCGGCGATGGTGCTGTCGGAGATCACCTCCCAGACGCTGCGCGATGTGCTGATCATGGAAGCAATCGCCGTGCCGCTGAGTTTCCTGGTGCTGGTGTGGGTGTTTAAAGGGCTCCTGGTGGCCGCCGTCCCGGTCGCGGTGGCGGGCCTGACCATTGCGGCATCGATGGCGGTGCTGCGGCTGATCTCGATGTGGACCGACGTGTCGATCTTTGCGTTGAACCTCACCACCGCCCTCGGTCTGGCGTTGGCCATCGACTACACCTTGCTGATCATCAGCCGTTTCCGAGACGAAATCGCCGCCGGCGCACCCCACGACGAAGCGCTGCGGACCACGATGCGCACCGCCGGCCGCACCGTCGTGTTCTCCGCGCTGACCGTCGCCTTGTCGATGGCGACCATGGTCGTGTTCCCGATGTACTTCCTGAAGTCCTTCGCCTACGCCGGGGTGGCGACCGTCGCGCTGTGCGCGCTGGCGGCGCTGCTGGTGACCCCGGCCGCGATCGTGCTGCTCGGCCCGCGCGTCGCGGTCCGGGCAAAACACTCGGCCCACGAATCACCGCACCAGAGATTCTGGTACCGCTGGACCAAAATCGTCACCCGGCGCGCACTGCCGGTGGGCGTGGCCGCGACCGTGCTGTTGGTCGGGGTCGGCCTGCCGTTCGCCGGGGTGCAGTGGGGCCTGCCCGACGACCGGGTGCTCCCCACGTCTGCGTCGGCGCACCGCGTCGGCGACATCCTGCGCGACCAGTTCCCGGCCATGGAATCCACGGTCACGGTGGTGGTCCCCGACATCGCCGGGCTGGCGCCGGCCGAGTTCGACCGTTACGCCGCCGACGCGTCGCGGGTGGCCGGCGTCTCGATGGTCACCGGACCGACCGGCATCTTCGCTGCCGGAAGCCGGGTGGCTGACGCCGCCGGCGCGATCGGAGCCGACGCCGACATCGCGGTGTTCGGTGTCGGCAGCACGGTGGCGGTGTCGTCGCCGGCCTCGCAGGCCCAGCTCGATGACATTCGGGGCCTGGCAACACCGGGTGACCGCCCGGTCCAGGTGACCGGAAGCGCGCAGATCAACCGCGACACCGTCGACTCCATCACCGAACGTCTGCCGACGGTGCTCATCGCGATCGCGGTCGTCACGTTTCTGCTGCTGTTCATGCTCAGCGGCAGCGTCGTGGTGCCCCTCAAAGCTCTGCTGCTCAACGTGTTGTCCCTGACCGCGGCCTTCGGCGCGCTGGTCTGGATCTTCCAGGACGGGCACCTCGGCGCGCTCGGGACCACCCCCACCGGAACTCTCGTGGTGAACATGCCGGTGCTGTTGTTCTGTATCGCCTTCGGTCTCTCGATGGACTACGAAGTGTTCCTGATCGCCCGGATCCGGGAGTACTGGCTGCGCAGCGGCCGCACCCGCGCCGACAATGCGGAGAGCGTCGCGCTGGGGCTGGCCCACACCGGGCGGGTCGTCACCGCGGCCGCGCTGATCATGTCGATCTCGTTCAGTGCGCTGATCGCCGCACAGGTCTCGTTCATGCGGATGTTCGGGCTCGGTCTGACCTTGGCGGTCCTCGTCGACGCCACCCTGGTGCGCATGGTGCTGCTGCCGGCGCTGATGCAGCTGATGGGTCGATGGAACTGGTGGGCGCCCGCCCCGCTGGCTCGTCTGCACCAGCGCATCGAGCACCGGGTGACCCACTCCTGAATTCTGACGCCCGCGCCCATCCGGTCCCCGGGCAGCTCCGAATCTCTGGTGACGGTCCGCCGACGAACAAGGGTGCGCAGCATGATCGACCACCGCGAGAACCCGCCGACCACCGCGCCGGCAGGTCGGTGACGATGGCCGTCGTCCTGGCTTACATGTCTCCGGCTCTGGGGCACCTGTTTCCGTTCTGCGCGCTGCTCGGTGAGCTGGCGCGCCGAGGTCACGACATCCACGTCCGCACCCTGGCCTCGGGTGTGGCGCTGTGCCGAGAGCAGGGCTTCGACGCGCAACCGGTCGACCCGCTGATCGAGGGTCTGCAGACCCTCGACACCACCACCAACGTGTTGCGGTCCGCCCGCGAGACCGTGCAGGTGCTGACCCGGCGGGCCGAGCTGGAAATCGACGACTTCACCCAGGCAGTGACCGACGTCGACCCCGACGTGGTGGTCGTCGACGCGAACTGTTGGGGAGCGATGTCGGTGGCCGAGGCGCAGCGTCGCCCGTGGCTGGCGCTGTCGCCGTTCATTCCCTACCTGCGCTCGCCGGGTTCGCCACCATTCGGGGCTGGGGCCCGGCCGTGGTTCGGTCCCTGGGGAAAGATTCGCAACCTCGGCGTCGGCGCGGTGACCAGTCTGGTCTTCGACATCCCACTGCGCCGCGGAATGCGTCCGGTGCGCCGGGCACTGGGGCTGGCGCCGGTGCGTTCGGGCGACGAGCTGCTTCGGCGGGCCCCGAAGTTGTTGGTGGCCACAGCCAAACCCTTCGAGTATCCGCACACCGATTGGGGTGACACGGTCGAACTGATCGGGCCCGCCGGGTTCGATCCGCGCGACACCGCACCGGCGTGGCTGCACGAGATCGAGCAACCGATCGTGTTGGTCACGACCTCGTCGGTGGCCCAGGCCGATCATGACCTGATCCGCACCGCGATCGAAGCCCTCGAAGAGGAGCCGATCCACGTGGTGATCACCGCCCCGACGGCCGGCGGCGGTTCAGTGACGCGAGTCGCCGAGAACGTGACGCTGACCGGCTTCGTGCCGCACTCGGCGGTGCTGGAGAAAGCGGTATGCGTGATCACTCACGGCGGTCTCGGTATCACCCAGAAGGCCCTGGCACGTGGCATTCCGGTGTGCGCGGTCCCCTACGGGCGGGATCAGTTCGAAGTGGCACGCCGCGTCGAGGTCGCCGACGCGGGAACCCGGTTGCCCGCCGGTCGACTCACCGCGGCGCGGCTGCGTGACGCGGTGCTGGCCGCGATGACCAAAGGAGCCGGGGCGGCCGCGGTCGCCGACGGTTTCGCCGCTTCCGGCGGGGTGGCGCTCGGTGCCGACCTGGTCGAAGAGCAGATGGCGGAGTCGGTTCCGAGCCGGGACCCGGTCGCCTGGCCGGCCGGGGCGTAGCGCCTACGACGTCGTCGATGCGGTCAGCACCAGGGGCTCGCCGGTGGTGACGGCGATGGTGTGCTCGCTGTGTGCGGTTCGCGAACCGTCGGCGGACCGGATGGTCCACCCATCGGGGTCGTAGATGATCCGGTCGGTGCCGCGGGCGAACCAGGGCTCGAGCGCCAGCGTCAGCCCCGGTCGTAGTTTCAGGCCGCGGCCCGGCCGGCCGACGTTGGGGACGTGTGGATCCTCGTGCATGGTGCGGCCGAGGCCGTGCCCACCGAACTCGGTGTTCACCGGCAGGCCGTAGTCGGCGGCGACGGCACCGATCGCCGCGCAGATGTCGCCCAGCCGATGGCCCGGCCGTGCCGCAGCGATGCCGGCGGCCAGCGCCCGCTCGGTCGCCTCGATCAGATACTGGTCCTCGTGGTCCGGGGTGCCGACGATGAAGCTGCGCGCCGAGTCGGCCACCCAGCCGTCGATCGACACGGCCATGTCCATGCTCAGCAGGTCGCCATCACGCAATGGATAGTCATGCGGTAATCCGTGCAGCACAGCGTCATTGACCGACAGACAGATGACGTTGCGGAATGGGCCGCGGCCGAACGAGGGCGCGTAATCCCAGTAGCAGGACTGGGCGCCGCGCGCTGTGACCATCTCGCGGGCGCGGTGCTCGAGATCGAGGAGGTTCACCCCGACACGTGCCCGCCCCTGCAGGTCATCGAGCACCGCGGCGACGAACGCACCCGTGGTGCGCATGGCGGCGATCTCTGCGGGTGTCTTCAACTCCACCACGGAAACCTCCTGATTGACCGGTATAGAAATACCAGGCTAGCCGATGATGCGGTATTTTCATACCGAGCCGGGTAGTCTGGCGGGCATGGTCCGATCCCCGCTGACGCCACAACAGCGTGCTGCCGGAAAGCGGCTGGGTGCCCACCTGCGGGCGGCCCGCGGGGAACGCACCCTCGCCGACGTCGCGCAAGCCGCCTCGATCTCACCGGAGACATTGCGCAAGATCGAGACCGGACGTCTTGCGACACCGGCGTTCACGACGGTCGCGGCGCTGGCTGCGGCCCTCGACATCACACTGGACGATCTCGGCCGCGTCTGCCGGTCCGACGTGAGCTTGCAGCAGACCGGATAGGCGGGCTCACTCCCGCTCCGACCGGATCACCTCGCTCTGGTTGAACAGCCAGCGCTGCACGGGTGCCCAGCCGGCAACCTCGGGAAAGTCGTCGGCTGCTTCGCCCACGGCCCAGACCGCCGCGCAGCCCCGCGTGGCAGCGGCAGTCACGTCGCGCCGCGCACTGAACAGCGAATCATCCTGCAGCTCACTGCGTTCCACGCTGATGTCACGCAGAGTGTCGCGGTGCACCAGCCGCGCGCCCTGCACCGCGTGCGCTGCCGACGGCGTCGAATCGACCACCACGAACAAGCACTCGCCGGGGGAGCCGCGACTGGCCAGCAGCGCCGCGACCTCGCTGTAGTCCGAGCCGAACTTCGCGTAGGCGGTCCGCTGGGCAAGGTAATTGGGCATCGCGGCGACACCGATCACCAGCAGCGCCAGCATGATTCGCCGAGATGTGCCCGCCGCGACCACGACGCAGAGCCCGGCCAGCAGCGCCAGCGCCGGGGTGGTGAAGGACAGGTAGTGCGGCTGATACAACGGATCGACGAGAAGCGAGTAGGTGATCAGCGCGGCCGTCGGCACCAGAATCCACACCCCGCAACCCCACAGCAGGACCCGTGCGCTGCCGACACGTCCGGCCACGTCTCGCCGGCGCAGCACCGCGACGACCGCCAACCCGACCAGGACGATGATCATGGGCGCGACCCGCGCCCATCCCTGCATCGCCACCCCCAACTGCTCGGCGGTGAGCTCCTGCTGATCCGGCCCGACCACGCGCAGTCCGTCGGAGTACACCGACGGGAAGTACTGCTCGCCGAAGAACTGACCCAACGTGACGGTGCTGATCGGCCAAACCCAACCGATCTGGCCCCGCTGGGCGAACACCGCCGTCGCGAACGGCAGGACCGCCACAGCCGCGGCGGTCGTCGTCACCGCCCACGTCAGTACCACCCGCCGGGCCGCCGCACCGGCAACCAACATCGCGCCGTGGGCGAGGATCACCAGCGGCACAAGGATGTTGACCACCGCCGACACGACGAGCAGAGCGCCGTAGCCCAGCCACCACCACCGCCGTCGGTGTCGCGCGGCAGCGACGAACACGACGGTCAGCCACACCGCACACACCATCGTCAGCGCGTACGGGCGGGCTTCGATGCCGGCCAGCGTGACACGCGGCAACACGGCGAACACCAACCCGGCAGCCAGGCCGACGCTGCGGGTGCTCAGCTGGGTTCCCAGCACCACCACCCCGGCCGCGGCCAATCCGACGAACACCGCGCTGGGCAGCCGCATCCAAAACTCGGTCACCGGGAAGACCGTCAGCCAGCCGTGCATCAGCAGGTAGTACGCACCGTGGACCAGGTCCACGTTGCCCAGTAGCGCCCACAGCGCACCGAGGGACCGGGTAGACGCCGACACCGTGGCCGCTTCGTCCACCCACAGTGACGGGCGGCCCCCGCCGAGCGCACTGATCACGGCCGCGAACACCCCGACCAGCACGGCAGCGCCACCGGAGCCGGACCGGTTCGCTATCGCAAGCACACGACCCCGACCTGCATGCCGAGCCATGTTGCCACTCATGCTGGGTGCCAAACCGCAGGGGCCGCGTTACTCTCGGCGCGTGAGCAGCCAACAGGTCCTCGGCGGGGTGGTCCACGAACTGCCACCCGACCTGGCCACCGCGCTGGCCGACAACGCCACCGCGCTGGCCGCCTGGAACGACATCACACCGCTGGCCCGCAACGAATTCATCTGCTGGGTCGAAGACGCCAAGCAACTCAAGACCCGGGAACGCCGAATCCGGCGCACCCAGGAAGAGCTCGAAGAAGGTAAGCGTCGGCCCTGCTGCTGGCCCGGCTGCAAGCACCGGGAACGGACCGGCAAACCCTAGCGGTTGCGCTGCGTTTCGCGCCGATTGGCTTTCTCGATCTCGGCGACCAGCTCGTCCTTGTTCATCGTCGAGCGGCCCGAGATGTCGAGTCGGCGCGCGACGTCGAGCAGGTGCTTCTTGGTGGCGTTGGCGTTGACGCCCTCGTGGCTCTCGCCGCGGGGATTGGGCCCGCCGCTCTCGGCGCGCTCGTCGGAGGGGCCACGCTGGTCCTTCTCCTCCCAGTGGTCGCCGACCTTCTCGTAGCTGTGCTTGAGCGCGCTGTAGGCGACCCGGTGGGCCCGTTCGTCGTCGTCGTACTGCTCGACGGCCGCATCGTGCGCCTTAGCGAACGTCCGCTGCGCTTTGTCGTCGGATTTCTGCAGGGTGCTGGGTAATTCGCTCTGCTTGGGTTTTCCGGACTTCGTGGTCTTGGGCATGATCTCTCCTTACCCTTCTCCGCCGAGCAGACGCGTAAACCCCTCAAAGTGGCCCATATTGGGGGCCTACGCGTCTGCTCGGCGGAGAAGTTACGCGCCCCGGCCGGTCTGCTGCTGCAACGTATCGATCAGTTCGGAGGCCTGGGCCTTGGTCAGGTTTTCGTCCACCTCGGTGCCGGCCTCCTGGGCCAGCGTCTGCAGATAGCTGCGTTGCGGTCCGGTCATCGGTTCCTCACCGGTCACCCACTGCGACGGGTCCTTCTCGGCGTTCTCGTTGGGGGCCTGCTCGATGTTGTCAGTCATGGTTTCCGTTCACCTCCGCAGCGGGTGTAGCCATCGCACACGCGTTCGAAACCTGGTGGTGGTCTGTCGCTGCGGCGGCTCACCTGAAACCATGCTTGATCGTGGGCAGAAACGAACGCGCGAAGATCGTCATGACCGACGGCGAGATCGCCGAATTCCTCGAACGAAGCCGGACGGCGACCATGGCCACCCTCTTGCCGAACGGCCGACCGCACCTGGTGGCCATGTGGTACGCGGTGATCGACGGGGAGATCTGGTTCGAGACGAAGGCGAAGTCGCAGAAGGCGGTCAACCTGCGCCGCGACCCGACCGTGACGGTGATGGTCGAGGACGGCCTGACCTACGACACCCTGCGCGGGGTGTCGGTGGACGGGACTGCAGAGATTTACGACGACCCAGAGACCAATCTGCGGATCGGGATCAGCATCTGGGAGCGCTACACCGGTCCTTACACCGACGACGTGAAACCGTTTGTCGACCAGATGATGAACAACCGCATCTGCGTGCGGGTGGTGCCGTCGCGGATGCGCAGCTGGGATCACCGCAAGCTGGGCATGCAGGCGATGCCGCTGTCGGGCAGCACAGCGCAGTACCTCTAGCCGATACCACCGGCCGGGGTGAAGCCCGGGTTGGCCAATGCGGTGGCGGTGGCGGTACCGATCGGTCCGTCGGTGTCGACGAGCACCGCGGTCCCGGTAGCGACGCCGTCGTCGCTGTGATGGGTCAGGGCGGCCAGTCCCAGGTACTCGCTGCGCGGCAGCCGGCTCAACGTCAGTGTGTAGTCGGCGTTGATGAACGGCAGTCCGTCGGCCCCGAAGTGGGTCAGCGAGCTGGCCATGTCGCCGGCCATCGCGGCGCGGGTGAACGGCGTCAATTCCACGCCGTCGACCAGCGGAACCAGGTCGCGGACCCACATGTACTTGGGCCCGGCGTGTGCCCACCCACCCAGGCCGCGGCTCGGCCGATCGCCGTCGTTGCCGAACGTCCACACCAGTGTGGTGACGTCGGCCTCGATCGGGTCGGGGTCGGGAGGCAGCGGGGGCATGGTGATCGGAGTGGTCCACCGATCGCCGGACGGCTGCTCGCCGCGGCGCAGGTACAGCGCGCCGGCCCGGGCGACTTCGACGCCGTTCTGGGTCATCGACGCGTCGAGCAGGTGCAGTCTCCGACCGGAACGGCGCACCGAGGTCTGCAGCTGCACGGGCGCCATGGCCACCGGCCGGAGCAGGTCGACGGTCAACCGGGCCGGGTGCAGCTCGGTGTCGGTGACCGCGTTGTCCACTGCATAGCCGAGAAGTCCGCCGGCGTAGTTGCCGCTGACCATCTGCCCCCAGGGACCACGTGCCCACGAGGTGGGGACGAAATCCTCACCGTCGACGTCGAAGAATGCCCGGCTGCTCATCGCCGATGACGATAGCGGGCGGTGTGTTCAGCGCCGCGCGAGCAGTCGTTTCACGTCGGTGGTCACCGGGTCGGTGATGTCGGCGAACTCGGGATGTTTGTCGATGAACGCCGCCACCATCGGACACACCGGAACGATCCGCAGACCGGCGTCGCGGGTCTGTTCGAGTGCCTCCCGCACGAGAATGGTGCCCAGTCCGCGGCCGCTGAACTGGTCATCAACCTCGGTATGCGGGAAGATGCGCTGCCCGTCGTGGTCGACGATCTGGGTGAACCCGGCCTGCTGACCGGCGACGGAGATGGTGAAGCGGTCGGCTTCGGCGTTCACCTCGGTGGGTGCGCCGGTCTTGTCGGTGGCCATCACGCCTTCCTTTGCACCAGGCCCGCGAATTCGGGGTTCTTGTCGATGAACTCGGCCACCATCCAGCATTGAGGGAGGACCTGCAACCCGGCTTCGCGGGTGGCCTCCAAGGCCTCGCGGACCAGGATCGTCGCCAGACCGCGGCCCTGATAGGTCGGGTCGACCTCGGTGTGCGGGAAGACGCGGGTGCCGTCTCGGTCGTGGAAGTCGGCGAAGCCAACCGTGCGGCCCTCGACGGCGATGCTGAACCGGTCGGAGTCTGCGGTCACCACGGTCGGGGCGCCTGTTCTGTCGGTGCTCATCTGTCCTCTATACCCGCGACGCGAAAGCGAACACAGCTCGGCTACAGCACCACCGGTCTCGGTGCGAGAACGACGCGCCAGCCGTCGGGGTCTTCGAAGGTGAGCGCGCCGGTCCGCTCCCAGTAGGGGTTGTCGGCGTCGACCGGTTCATGGCCCCGTTCGG from Mycobacterium sp. SMC-4 includes:
- a CDS encoding cytochrome C oxidase subunit IV family protein — encoded protein: MTGYLRHPLTVVWVVLTAVTVASWLTARGGGPHHVDTTVTVVVLLIAALKTQLVIWHFMEVRHAPVWLKVTTNGWLVALFGLLLGFYFAAI
- a CDS encoding MMPL family transporter, giving the protein MTIAVLLLIAAAAFGVPAATSLSAGGFQDPKAESTLASRALADALGHSDTPLIFTVTHPDGAEAARAAGLDIVARADQDPNVVDIQSPWTSPAAGSLRSDDGRTGLVIVAFRGSEDDAPAQARALVENVDATVLPAHGDVEILAGGPAMVLSEITSQTLRDVLIMEAIAVPLSFLVLVWVFKGLLVAAVPVAVAGLTIAASMAVLRLISMWTDVSIFALNLTTALGLALAIDYTLLIISRFRDEIAAGAPHDEALRTTMRTAGRTVVFSALTVALSMATMVVFPMYFLKSFAYAGVATVALCALAALLVTPAAIVLLGPRVAVRAKHSAHESPHQRFWYRWTKIVTRRALPVGVAATVLLVGVGLPFAGVQWGLPDDRVLPTSASAHRVGDILRDQFPAMESTVTVVVPDIAGLAPAEFDRYAADASRVAGVSMVTGPTGIFAAGSRVADAAGAIGADADIAVFGVGSTVAVSSPASQAQLDDIRGLATPGDRPVQVTGSAQINRDTVDSITERLPTVLIAIAVVTFLLLFMLSGSVVVPLKALLLNVLSLTAAFGALVWIFQDGHLGALGTTPTGTLVVNMPVLLFCIAFGLSMDYEVFLIARIREYWLRSGRTRADNAESVALGLAHTGRVVTAAALIMSISFSALIAAQVSFMRMFGLGLTLAVLVDATLVRMVLLPALMQLMGRWNWWAPAPLARLHQRIEHRVTHS
- a CDS encoding glycosyltransferase, coding for MAVVLAYMSPALGHLFPFCALLGELARRGHDIHVRTLASGVALCREQGFDAQPVDPLIEGLQTLDTTTNVLRSARETVQVLTRRAELEIDDFTQAVTDVDPDVVVVDANCWGAMSVAEAQRRPWLALSPFIPYLRSPGSPPFGAGARPWFGPWGKIRNLGVGAVTSLVFDIPLRRGMRPVRRALGLAPVRSGDELLRRAPKLLVATAKPFEYPHTDWGDTVELIGPAGFDPRDTAPAWLHEIEQPIVLVTTSSVAQADHDLIRTAIEALEEEPIHVVITAPTAGGGSVTRVAENVTLTGFVPHSAVLEKAVCVITHGGLGITQKALARGIPVCAVPYGRDQFEVARRVEVADAGTRLPAGRLTAARLRDAVLAAMTKGAGAAAVADGFAASGGVALGADLVEEQMAESVPSRDPVAWPAGA
- the map gene encoding type I methionyl aminopeptidase, giving the protein MVELKTPAEIAAMRTTGAFVAAVLDDLQGRARVGVNLLDLEHRAREMVTARGAQSCYWDYAPSFGRGPFRNVICLSVNDAVLHGLPHDYPLRDGDLLSMDMAVSIDGWVADSARSFIVGTPDHEDQYLIEATERALAAGIAAARPGHRLGDICAAIGAVAADYGLPVNTEFGGHGLGRTMHEDPHVPNVGRPGRGLKLRPGLTLALEPWFARGTDRIIYDPDGWTIRSADGSRTAHSEHTIAVTTGEPLVLTASTTS
- a CDS encoding helix-turn-helix domain-containing protein, with product MVRSPLTPQQRAAGKRLGAHLRAARGERTLADVAQAASISPETLRKIETGRLATPAFTTVAALAAALDITLDDLGRVCRSDVSLQQTG
- a CDS encoding glycosyltransferase family 39 protein — encoded protein: MLAIANRSGSGGAAVLVGVFAAVISALGGGRPSLWVDEAATVSASTRSLGALWALLGNVDLVHGAYYLLMHGWLTVFPVTEFWMRLPSAVFVGLAAAGVVVLGTQLSTRSVGLAAGLVFAVLPRVTLAGIEARPYALTMVCAVWLTVVFVAAARHRRRWWWLGYGALLVVSAVVNILVPLVILAHGAMLVAGAAARRVVLTWAVTTTAAAVAVLPFATAVFAQRGQIGWVWPISTVTLGQFFGEQYFPSVYSDGLRVVGPDQQELTAEQLGVAMQGWARVAPMIIVLVGLAVVAVLRRRDVAGRVGSARVLLWGCGVWILVPTAALITYSLLVDPLYQPHYLSFTTPALALLAGLCVVVAAGTSRRIMLALLVIGVAAMPNYLAQRTAYAKFGSDYSEVAALLASRGSPGECLFVVVDSTPSAAHAVQGARLVHRDTLRDISVERSELQDDSLFSARRDVTAAATRGCAAVWAVGEAADDFPEVAGWAPVQRWLFNQSEVIRSERE
- a CDS encoding YdeI/OmpD-associated family protein, whose translation is MSSQQVLGGVVHELPPDLATALADNATALAAWNDITPLARNEFICWVEDAKQLKTRERRIRRTQEELEEGKRRPCCWPGCKHRERTGKP
- a CDS encoding ChaB family protein, translating into MPKTTKSGKPKQSELPSTLQKSDDKAQRTFAKAHDAAVEQYDDDERAHRVAYSALKHSYEKVGDHWEEKDQRGPSDERAESGGPNPRGESHEGVNANATKKHLLDVARRLDISGRSTMNKDELVAEIEKANRRETQRNR
- a CDS encoding DUF3072 domain-containing protein — encoded protein: MTDNIEQAPNENAEKDPSQWVTGEEPMTGPQRSYLQTLAQEAGTEVDENLTKAQASELIDTLQQQTGRGA
- a CDS encoding pyridoxamine 5'-phosphate oxidase family protein, whose product is MGRNERAKIVMTDGEIAEFLERSRTATMATLLPNGRPHLVAMWYAVIDGEIWFETKAKSQKAVNLRRDPTVTVMVEDGLTYDTLRGVSVDGTAEIYDDPETNLRIGISIWERYTGPYTDDVKPFVDQMMNNRICVRVVPSRMRSWDHRKLGMQAMPLSGSTAQYL
- a CDS encoding thioesterase family protein, which codes for MSSRAFFDVDGEDFVPTSWARGPWGQMVSGNYAGGLLGYAVDNAVTDTELHPARLTVDLLRPVAMAPVQLQTSVRRSGRRLHLLDASMTQNGVEVARAGALYLRRGEQPSGDRWTTPITMPPLPPDPDPIEADVTTLVWTFGNDGDRPSRGLGGWAHAGPKYMWVRDLVPLVDGVELTPFTRAAMAGDMASSLTHFGADGLPFINADYTLTLSRLPRSEYLGLAALTHHSDDGVATGTAVLVDTDGPIGTATATALANPGFTPAGGIG
- a CDS encoding GNAT family N-acetyltransferase, with translation MATDKTGAPTEVNAEADRFTISVAGQQAGFTQIVDHDGQRIFPHTEVDDQFSGRGLGTILVREALEQTRDAGLRIVPVCPMVAAFIDKHPEFADITDPVTTDVKRLLARR
- a CDS encoding GNAT family N-acetyltransferase produces the protein MSTDRTGAPTVVTADSDRFSIAVEGRTVGFADFHDRDGTRVFPHTEVDPTYQGRGLATILVREALEATREAGLQVLPQCWMVAEFIDKNPEFAGLVQRKA